One Bacillus sp. FJAT-52991 genomic region harbors:
- a CDS encoding heptaprenylglyceryl phosphate synthase yields MYDVREWRHVFKLDPNKEIDDQALEKLCESGTDAILIGGSDGVTLENVLDLMARVRRYTVPCVLEVSNIESITPGFDLYFIPTVLNSQNTAWITGLHHKAIKEFGELMDWEEVYAEGYCIANPDCKAAALTEAKAPLSKEDIVAYAMMAENMMHLPLFYLEYSGTYGDVEAVKAVGDTLENTTFIYGGGIQTADQAKEMAQYADIVVVGNVIYEQLAEAIKTVTAVKNDV; encoded by the coding sequence ATGTATGATGTGCGCGAATGGCGTCATGTGTTTAAGTTAGATCCAAATAAAGAGATAGATGATCAGGCATTAGAAAAATTGTGTGAATCGGGTACGGATGCGATTTTAATTGGAGGAAGTGATGGCGTTACACTTGAAAATGTCCTTGATTTAATGGCCCGAGTTCGTCGATATACAGTGCCGTGTGTACTAGAAGTTTCCAATATAGAATCCATTACGCCAGGATTTGATTTGTATTTTATCCCGACGGTGCTCAATAGTCAGAATACAGCATGGATTACGGGTCTACATCATAAGGCGATCAAAGAATTCGGTGAACTGATGGACTGGGAAGAGGTCTATGCAGAAGGATATTGTATAGCCAATCCTGATTGTAAGGCGGCTGCATTAACAGAAGCTAAAGCTCCATTATCTAAAGAGGATATTGTTGCCTACGCCATGATGGCAGAGAATATGATGCATCTGCCGTTGTTTTATTTAGAATACAGTGGAACATATGGAGATGTAGAAGCCGTCAAAGCGGTGGGGGATACCTTAGAGAATACGACGTTTATTTATGGTGGAGGTATTCAGACGGCAGATCAGGCAAAAGAAATGGCTCAATATGCTGATATCGTTGTGGTCGGTAATGTCATATATGAACAGTTAGCAGAAGCAATAAAAACCGTTACAGCAGTTAAAAATGATGTATAA
- the purD gene encoding phosphoribosylamine--glycine ligase has translation MKVLVIGRGGREHAICKKLAESPQVEKVFCAPGNAGIAYDAELVAIDEMSFEELATFALENHIDLTVVGPENPLHAGIVDHLQTKGLKVYGPNQAAAVLEGSKSFAKMMMEKYNIPTARYKAFHSYDEAKAYIEEQGAPIVLKADGLAAGKGVTVAMTMEEALASLEEMMLDKKFGEASAKVVIEQFLQGEEYSLMAFVNGENVYPMEAAQDHKRAFDNDEGPNTGGMGAYSPIPHISKEIIEQSVEEILIPIAKGMVAEGRSFTGIIFAGLMLTEEGPKTIEFNARFGDPETQVVLPRLQSDLAQVFLDVLDGKNPELQWNDESVLGVVLAANGYPESYEKGHPIKGMDKVDASAVLHAGTFKNEAGVICANGGRVLLVTGKAPTIQQAQQKAYDRISAIEKDHFFYRNDIGNRAIARASSSNV, from the coding sequence ATGAAGGTACTTGTAATTGGACGAGGCGGCAGAGAACATGCTATTTGTAAAAAGCTCGCAGAAAGCCCTCAAGTAGAAAAAGTATTTTGTGCACCAGGCAATGCAGGGATAGCTTATGATGCAGAGCTTGTCGCGATTGACGAGATGAGCTTTGAGGAGCTAGCCACATTTGCATTAGAAAACCATATTGATTTAACCGTAGTAGGACCTGAAAATCCATTGCATGCCGGAATCGTCGATCATCTTCAAACAAAAGGGCTAAAAGTTTACGGTCCTAATCAAGCAGCTGCTGTACTTGAAGGCAGTAAATCTTTTGCGAAAATGATGATGGAAAAATACAATATTCCAACAGCCCGTTACAAAGCCTTTCATTCTTATGATGAAGCAAAAGCATATATTGAAGAACAAGGAGCTCCCATCGTTTTAAAAGCGGATGGCCTTGCCGCTGGTAAAGGCGTAACAGTCGCAATGACAATGGAAGAAGCACTTGCTTCTCTTGAAGAAATGATGCTAGATAAAAAGTTTGGCGAGGCATCTGCTAAAGTGGTCATCGAGCAATTCCTTCAAGGGGAAGAGTATTCTTTAATGGCTTTTGTGAATGGAGAAAATGTTTACCCAATGGAAGCGGCACAAGATCATAAGCGGGCGTTTGACAATGATGAAGGCCCGAACACTGGTGGTATGGGTGCCTATTCTCCAATCCCTCATATTTCTAAAGAAATCATTGAACAGTCGGTCGAGGAAATTCTTATACCGATTGCTAAAGGAATGGTGGCAGAAGGTCGTTCATTTACGGGAATCATTTTTGCTGGTCTCATGCTAACCGAAGAGGGACCGAAAACGATTGAGTTTAATGCTCGATTCGGCGACCCAGAAACACAAGTCGTACTTCCACGTTTACAATCGGACCTTGCTCAAGTCTTCCTTGATGTGTTAGATGGAAAAAATCCTGAGCTTCAATGGAATGATGAATCAGTTCTTGGTGTTGTATTGGCAGCCAACGGTTATCCAGAAAGCTATGAAAAAGGCCATCCGATTAAAGGGATGGACAAAGTGGATGCTTCTGCCGTGTTACATGCTGGCACGTTCAAAAATGAAGCTGGTGTCATTTGTGCCAATGGCGGTCGAGTTCTCCTTGTAACAGGAAAAGCACCGACGATTCAACAAGCCCAGCAAAAAGCGTATGATCGAATAAGCGCGATAGAAAAAGATCACTTTTTCTATCGTAACGACATTGGTAATCGTGCTATTGCGCGCGCTTCTTCTTCGAACGTCTAA
- the purN gene encoding phosphoribosylglycinamide formyltransferase, with protein sequence MKKIALFASGSGSNVQAIADSVQKGEIPAEITILVCDQPDAYVIKRAEKLQIPVFAFRAKDYSSKAEFEREIVQKLQEAEVDYIFLAGYMRLIGETLLNAYGGKIVNIHPSLLPAFPGKDAIGQAFTARVKITGVTVHFVDEGMDTGPIIDQEMVRIANEDTRESLQVKIQQVEHQLYPKVIRQLVTEASRGEGKK encoded by the coding sequence ATGAAAAAAATTGCTTTGTTCGCTTCTGGAAGTGGGAGCAATGTTCAAGCGATTGCTGATTCGGTACAAAAAGGGGAGATTCCGGCTGAAATTACAATACTCGTTTGTGATCAGCCGGATGCATATGTGATCAAGCGGGCGGAAAAACTTCAAATTCCAGTGTTTGCTTTTCGAGCAAAGGATTATTCGTCAAAAGCGGAATTTGAACGTGAAATTGTGCAGAAGCTTCAAGAAGCAGAAGTGGACTATATTTTTCTAGCAGGTTATATGCGTTTAATTGGCGAGACACTGCTCAATGCCTATGGGGGAAAAATTGTGAATATTCATCCATCCTTGCTTCCCGCTTTTCCAGGTAAGGATGCCATTGGGCAGGCTTTTACCGCTCGTGTCAAAATTACAGGGGTTACGGTGCATTTTGTTGATGAAGGTATGGACACAGGACCTATTATCGATCAAGAGATGGTACGAATAGCGAATGAGGATACGAGAGAATCTTTGCAAGTGAAAATTCAGCAAGTTGAACATCAATTATATCCGAAAGTGATCAGACAGCTTGTAACAGAAGCTTCAAGAGGGGAAGGAAAAAAATGA
- the ltrA gene encoding group II intron reverse transcriptase/maturase: MTDNNQKLKKKQKLRNNEYYDFQKELDKLYAQSKNGYTFRKLYDLIIDERNIKLAYRNIKKNHGSKTSGTNGSTILDIGEKVPNRLIHYVRNRMADFKPRSVRRVEIPKQDGTMRPLGIPTIEDRVIQQCVKQILEPICEAKFHHHSYGFRPNRSANHALSRAISLVNKNKLHYVVDVDIKGFFDNVNQGKLLKQIWSLGIQDKKVISILSKMLKTEVKGIGVPNKGTPQGGILSPLLSNIVLNELDWWISSQWETFETGKNYNRERMIGKRLVFDQSAKYRAIKQTRLKEMFIVRYADDFKIFCRNHKDAFIIFEAVKKWLKERLGLEASPEKSKVINLRKKHSEFLGFKMKVVPKKQKFVAKTNMSDKAKKKAVSKLREQIKQVENGQKEVSKLNAMIVGIQNYYRYATHITVDFSKIGFSVRKTLYNRTKTILSYKGAKSNTFKRLYPKFKGKVVFIHGINVFPIDHIKTKHPTNFSQDICSYTALGRQKVHDQLKGYNQVIIYHLMKNPVPDQSVEYNDNRISLYVGQLGQCGVTKVPLEIGDMEVHHKTPRSKGGSDEYKNLIFLKKDVHKLIHSTEEETIQKYLQKLNLDSKALDKINKLRKLVGNDKIVAG; encoded by the coding sequence TTGACTGATAACAACCAAAAACTAAAGAAGAAGCAAAAATTACGTAATAATGAATACTACGATTTTCAAAAAGAGTTGGATAAGCTGTACGCTCAAAGCAAAAATGGCTATACGTTTCGAAAATTATATGATCTCATCATTGATGAAAGAAATATTAAATTGGCTTATCGCAATATCAAAAAGAACCACGGAAGTAAAACAAGTGGAACGAATGGAAGCACCATTCTTGATATAGGTGAAAAAGTCCCTAATCGCCTTATTCACTATGTAAGGAATAGGATGGCCGATTTTAAACCACGTTCTGTTCGGCGAGTAGAGATCCCAAAACAAGATGGTACAATGAGACCTTTAGGAATACCGACTATAGAAGACCGCGTTATTCAACAATGTGTGAAACAAATTCTTGAACCTATCTGTGAAGCAAAATTTCATCATCATAGCTATGGGTTTCGACCAAATAGAAGTGCAAATCACGCATTATCAAGAGCCATTAGTTTGGTGAATAAAAATAAACTTCATTATGTGGTTGATGTAGACATCAAAGGATTCTTTGATAATGTCAATCAAGGGAAATTATTAAAGCAGATATGGTCATTAGGTATTCAAGACAAGAAGGTTATCAGTATCTTATCAAAAATGCTTAAAACAGAAGTTAAAGGGATCGGGGTACCAAACAAAGGGACTCCACAAGGCGGAATTCTTTCACCATTATTGTCCAACATTGTATTAAATGAATTGGATTGGTGGATCAGCAGTCAATGGGAAACCTTCGAAACAGGAAAGAACTACAATCGGGAACGAATGATTGGCAAAAGATTAGTCTTTGATCAGAGCGCTAAATATCGAGCAATAAAACAGACCAGATTAAAGGAAATGTTTATCGTTCGTTATGCAGACGATTTTAAGATCTTTTGTCGAAATCATAAAGACGCTTTCATTATTTTTGAAGCCGTAAAGAAATGGCTAAAGGAAAGATTGGGGCTTGAAGCGAGTCCTGAGAAATCTAAGGTGATTAATTTACGGAAGAAACATTCCGAATTTCTAGGATTTAAAATGAAAGTTGTACCGAAGAAGCAAAAGTTCGTAGCCAAAACAAATATGAGCGATAAAGCGAAAAAGAAGGCTGTTTCCAAACTACGAGAGCAAATCAAACAAGTAGAAAACGGTCAAAAAGAAGTATCTAAACTCAATGCGATGATTGTTGGTATTCAAAATTATTATCGATATGCGACACATATCACTGTTGATTTTAGTAAAATTGGTTTCTCAGTCAGAAAGACCTTATACAACCGAACGAAAACTATTCTAAGTTATAAAGGTGCAAAGTCCAACACATTTAAAAGGCTATATCCTAAATTCAAAGGAAAAGTGGTATTCATACATGGCATTAATGTTTTTCCTATTGACCATATAAAAACGAAACATCCAACTAATTTTAGTCAGGATATTTGCTCTTATACGGCTTTAGGAAGGCAGAAAGTACATGATCAGCTTAAGGGATATAATCAAGTAATTATTTATCATCTTATGAAAAATCCAGTACCTGATCAAAGTGTAGAATACAATGATAACCGAATTTCCCTTTACGTAGGTCAGCTTGGACAATGTGGAGTAACGAAAGTACCTTTAGAGATTGGGGATATGGAAGTTCATCATAAGACACCAAGAAGCAAAGGTGGAAGTGATGAGTATAAAAACCTGATATTCTTAAAGAAGGATGTTCACAAGTTAATTCATTCAACAGAGGAAGAAACAATTCAGAAATACCTTCAAAAACTGAACTTAGATAGTAAAGCCTTAGACAAAATCAATAAACTCCGCAAATTGGTTGGAAACGATAAAATAGTAGCTGGATGA
- the purH gene encoding bifunctional phosphoribosylaminoimidazolecarboxamide formyltransferase/IMP cyclohydrolase: MKKRALISVSDKNGIVDFAKELAALDIEIISTGGTKKMLEEANVPVMSVSDVTGFPEILEGRVKTLHPFIHGGLLAKRDQADHVKQMEEQNIVPIDIVCVNLYPFQQTIAKPDVTVEDAIENIDIGGPTMLRAAAKNHDYVTVVVDAADYDQVLAELKADGQTTKETRRKLAAKVFRHTASYDAMIAKYMTELTGEEQPETMTFTYEVKQSLRYGENPHQQASFYEEPLGSAFSVARSTQLHGKELSYNNIRDTDAALQIVKEFSEPAAVAVKHMNPCGVGVGTTIEEAYDRAYAADPTSIFGGIVALNRPVDKALAEKLHEIFLEIIVAPEFTEEALEVLTAKKNIRLLTLPFDGEKSKEKVLTSVEGGLLLQDLDNHSLEDADIRVATKREPTEEEWAAMKLGWKVVKHVKSNAIVVTNNEMTLGVGAGQMNRVGAAKIALEQAGEKAKGAALASDAFFPMNDTVEAAAKAGITAIIQPGGSIRDEDSIKKADEYGIAMVFTGIRHFKH; encoded by the coding sequence ATGAAAAAACGTGCGTTAATCAGTGTATCAGATAAAAATGGCATTGTTGATTTTGCGAAAGAGCTAGCTGCTCTAGATATCGAAATCATTTCAACAGGTGGAACAAAGAAAATGCTGGAAGAAGCAAATGTGCCAGTAATGAGTGTGAGCGACGTAACGGGATTTCCTGAAATCTTAGAAGGACGCGTGAAAACATTGCATCCATTCATTCATGGGGGACTCCTTGCCAAACGTGATCAAGCGGACCATGTGAAGCAAATGGAAGAGCAAAATATTGTGCCAATTGATATTGTTTGTGTCAACTTGTATCCTTTCCAACAAACAATTGCCAAGCCAGATGTAACGGTAGAGGATGCTATTGAAAACATTGATATCGGCGGTCCGACAATGTTACGCGCAGCAGCTAAAAACCATGACTACGTAACAGTTGTTGTGGATGCGGCTGATTATGATCAAGTGCTAGCTGAGTTAAAAGCAGACGGTCAAACAACAAAAGAAACAAGAAGAAAGCTTGCGGCAAAAGTATTCCGCCATACTGCTTCTTATGATGCGATGATTGCGAAATACATGACAGAGTTAACAGGTGAAGAGCAACCTGAAACGATGACATTTACATATGAAGTGAAACAATCTCTTCGTTATGGAGAGAATCCACACCAACAGGCTTCTTTTTATGAAGAGCCGCTTGGATCTGCTTTTTCCGTTGCTCGTTCGACACAGCTTCATGGGAAAGAACTATCTTACAATAATATTCGCGATACAGATGCAGCATTGCAAATTGTAAAAGAGTTTAGCGAACCAGCAGCTGTTGCAGTGAAACATATGAATCCATGCGGTGTAGGAGTTGGTACAACGATCGAAGAGGCTTATGATCGTGCGTACGCAGCAGATCCAACATCCATTTTTGGTGGCATTGTCGCTTTAAACCGCCCAGTGGACAAAGCATTGGCTGAGAAGCTTCATGAAATTTTCCTTGAGATTATTGTCGCTCCTGAATTTACGGAGGAAGCACTAGAGGTATTAACAGCAAAGAAAAATATCCGTTTATTAACTCTTCCATTTGATGGAGAAAAATCAAAAGAAAAAGTATTAACATCCGTTGAAGGCGGATTATTACTGCAAGATTTAGACAATCATTCACTGGAAGATGCAGATATTCGCGTTGCCACTAAACGTGAGCCAACAGAAGAAGAGTGGGCAGCAATGAAGCTTGGCTGGAAAGTCGTGAAGCATGTGAAATCAAATGCGATCGTTGTAACCAATAACGAGATGACACTAGGTGTAGGTGCAGGTCAAATGAATCGCGTGGGCGCGGCCAAAATTGCTCTTGAACAAGCAGGAGAAAAAGCGAAAGGTGCTGCACTTGCTTCAGATGCGTTTTTCCCGATGAATGATACGGTTGAAGCGGCAGCAAAAGCAGGCATTACAGCAATCATCCAGCCTGGAGGCTCGATCCGCGATGAAGATTCTATCAAAAAAGCGGATGAATATGGCATTGCTATGGTCTTTACTGGAATTAGACATTTCAAACATTAA
- a CDS encoding DUF3048 domain-containing protein produces MRTLTIMILLTNAIMLSGCWGEKENSEAQKEGSMVSPDKEGHYVFPLTGEKTKVEPNQRATAVVINNHPKARPHTGLVQADLVYEVMVEGNMTRFLAIYQSKQPEKVGPVRSARDYFIDLANGYDSLFIAHGYSPDAKEMLQSGAIDQINGIQYDGTIFQRDPSRVAPHNSYMMFDEMTETAKDKGYDLQTAPDSLNFMKRAEVKELAGPKAENVQIRYSNQAAFQVEYKYDPKQQSYERWTGGEKELDRESQEPVLADNIFIIEAGHRVVDSEGRLDIDLSSGGSAYLIQHGIVQQVDWSNVNGRIIPFKKGAMVDFIPGNTWIQVIPASKGLNQIVEFAK; encoded by the coding sequence ATGAGAACTTTAACCATCATGATCTTATTAACAAACGCTATCATGTTAAGCGGTTGTTGGGGAGAGAAAGAAAACAGTGAAGCTCAGAAAGAAGGTAGCATGGTTTCTCCAGATAAAGAAGGTCACTATGTTTTTCCACTAACAGGTGAGAAAACAAAGGTAGAACCAAACCAACGAGCTACAGCTGTTGTCATTAATAATCATCCAAAAGCACGTCCACATACTGGATTGGTGCAGGCAGATCTTGTGTATGAGGTAATGGTTGAAGGGAATATGACGCGATTTTTAGCCATTTATCAAAGCAAGCAGCCGGAGAAAGTGGGGCCTGTGCGAAGTGCAAGAGATTATTTTATTGATTTAGCCAATGGATATGACAGTTTATTTATCGCCCATGGCTATAGTCCAGATGCGAAAGAGATGCTTCAAAGTGGAGCGATTGACCAGATCAATGGTATTCAATATGACGGAACTATTTTTCAAAGAGATCCTTCAAGAGTGGCTCCTCATAATTCTTATATGATGTTTGATGAAATGACTGAAACAGCAAAGGACAAAGGATATGATTTGCAGACGGCTCCCGACAGTCTGAATTTTATGAAGCGAGCTGAAGTGAAAGAGCTTGCTGGCCCAAAAGCGGAAAACGTTCAGATTCGCTACTCTAATCAAGCTGCTTTTCAAGTAGAGTACAAGTATGACCCGAAACAACAGAGCTATGAGCGATGGACTGGTGGAGAAAAAGAACTAGATCGGGAATCGCAAGAGCCTGTATTAGCGGATAATATTTTTATCATCGAAGCGGGTCATCGCGTGGTTGATTCGGAAGGTCGATTAGATATTGATCTATCATCAGGTGGTTCGGCTTATCTGATTCAGCATGGGATTGTACAACAAGTCGATTGGTCTAATGTCAATGGGCGAATTATTCCTTTTAAAAAAGGGGCGATGGTTGACTTTATACCTGGTAACACATGGATTCAAGTCATTCCTGCCTCAAAAGGGCTCAATCAAATAGTTGAATTTGCAAAATAA
- a CDS encoding EYxxD motif small membrane protein, which produces MFMEYVTDVSFVMAMIIGSVIAILFVYVRRSKKKRAQ; this is translated from the coding sequence ATGTTTATGGAATATGTGACCGATGTATCTTTTGTCATGGCCATGATTATTGGCAGTGTGATTGCCATCCTTTTTGTTTATGTTAGACGTTCGAAGAAGAAGCGCGCGCAATAG
- a CDS encoding adenine deaminase C-terminal domain-containing protein codes for MLEQRYRWKNRQLRAHVSVVNGEISPTLVLTNARFLHSILKQWVTANIWIYEDRIVYVGEELPESKGSYEIYDCHGKTLVPGYIEPHVHPFLLYNPQTFAEYAVKTGTTTFINDNLMLFLMLEEKKAFSLLEELRTLPVSMYWWCRYDAQTELANEEEIFSNTAVKSWIEHEAVIQGGELTGWPKLLDGDDMMLHWIQETKRMRKRIEGHFPGASEKTLTKMALLGADSDHESMSGQDIKKRLMAGYMVSLRHSSIRPDLELLLQEMKEMNLNQYDMMMFTTDGAAPAFYEKGILDWMIAKAIEHGVPPIDAYHMASYNVAKYYRVDHLHGVIAPGRVANINILEDEYHPTPMAVLSKGEWVKNPEGSVSNFPSIDWAKYGFGPLQLDWDLQEEDLQFSMPFGIEMVNNVITKPYSLEKDVSGEELYQADDENFLVLLDRHGKWRVNTMIKGFATNIQGFASSFSNTGGILLIGKCKREMERAFYRMKEMGGGLVLSENEQIIHEIPLELSGMMSTKPVEELIKEEVELKKLLVDRGYQFDDPIYTLLFLSSTHLPYIRITSHGMYDVMKKTVLFPTIMR; via the coding sequence ATGCTGGAACAAAGATATCGCTGGAAGAACAGGCAGCTCAGAGCACATGTGTCGGTGGTTAATGGAGAGATTTCTCCTACGTTAGTTCTGACCAATGCCCGTTTTTTGCACTCTATTCTTAAACAATGGGTGACAGCTAATATTTGGATTTATGAAGATCGTATTGTGTATGTTGGTGAAGAGCTACCAGAAAGTAAAGGTTCCTATGAGATATATGACTGTCATGGCAAAACGTTAGTCCCAGGTTATATCGAACCGCATGTTCATCCGTTTCTGCTTTATAATCCCCAAACTTTTGCTGAATATGCAGTGAAGACAGGAACGACTACTTTCATCAATGACAACTTAATGTTATTTTTGATGTTAGAAGAAAAGAAAGCGTTTTCTTTACTTGAAGAATTACGGACATTGCCAGTTAGCATGTATTGGTGGTGCCGCTATGATGCACAGACAGAATTGGCGAATGAGGAAGAAATTTTTTCAAATACAGCAGTGAAGTCATGGATAGAGCATGAGGCAGTTATCCAAGGGGGAGAACTGACTGGATGGCCCAAGCTTTTAGACGGCGATGATATGATGCTTCATTGGATTCAAGAAACAAAGCGCATGCGCAAAAGAATTGAAGGTCATTTCCCGGGCGCCTCTGAAAAAACGCTCACAAAGATGGCGTTGCTTGGTGCGGATAGCGACCATGAATCGATGAGTGGACAGGATATTAAGAAGCGCTTAATGGCTGGATATATGGTCTCCTTACGTCATTCGTCGATTCGACCAGATCTTGAACTTTTGCTTCAGGAAATGAAAGAAATGAATTTGAATCAATACGATATGATGATGTTTACAACAGACGGTGCAGCTCCTGCTTTTTATGAAAAAGGGATTTTGGACTGGATGATTGCTAAGGCGATTGAACACGGGGTTCCACCAATTGATGCCTATCATATGGCGAGTTATAATGTGGCGAAATATTATAGAGTGGATCATTTACATGGCGTGATTGCACCTGGAAGAGTTGCTAACATTAATATATTAGAAGATGAGTATCATCCCACTCCAATGGCTGTGTTGTCAAAAGGAGAATGGGTGAAAAATCCAGAAGGGTCAGTATCTAATTTCCCTTCAATCGATTGGGCGAAGTATGGATTTGGTCCATTGCAGCTAGACTGGGATCTACAAGAGGAAGATTTACAATTCTCTATGCCATTTGGAATTGAAATGGTTAATAATGTAATTACCAAACCTTACTCTCTTGAAAAAGATGTTTCGGGTGAAGAGCTTTATCAAGCGGATGATGAAAACTTTTTAGTGTTATTAGATCGTCATGGAAAATGGCGAGTGAATACGATGATCAAAGGCTTTGCGACGAATATTCAAGGGTTTGCCTCCTCTTTTTCTAATACAGGTGGTATTCTTCTTATTGGAAAGTGTAAACGTGAGATGGAACGAGCCTTTTATCGTATGAAAGAAATGGGCGGAGGGCTAGTGCTTTCTGAAAATGAACAAATCATTCATGAAATTCCTTTAGAGCTTTCAGGTATGATGTCTACTAAGCCAGTAGAGGAATTAATTAAAGAAGAAGTCGAGTTGAAAAAATTGCTAGTTGATCGAGGGTATCAATTTGATGACCCGATATATACACTGCTCTTTTTATCATCTACACATTTGCCATACATTCGCATCACTTCACATGGAATGTATGATGTGATGAAGAAAACGGTACTCTTTCCGACTATAATGCGTTAA
- a CDS encoding YerC/YecD family TrpR-related protein, with translation MQIEKLRGRELDQLFEAILSLRDLEECYLFFDDLCTVNEIQSLAQRLEVARMLKEGKTYHKIESGTGASTATISRVKRCLNYGNDAYQLVLDRIKEPCE, from the coding sequence ATGCAAATTGAAAAATTACGTGGAAGAGAGTTAGATCAGCTATTTGAGGCAATTCTGTCTCTTCGTGATTTAGAAGAATGTTATTTATTTTTCGATGACCTTTGTACAGTCAATGAAATTCAGTCACTCGCTCAGCGCCTTGAAGTTGCGCGTATGCTCAAAGAAGGAAAAACATACCATAAGATTGAATCGGGCACGGGTGCATCTACTGCTACCATTTCTCGTGTAAAGCGTTGCTTAAACTACGGAAATGATGCGTACCAGCTCGTTCTTGACCGAATTAAAGAACCGTGCGAATAA